In the genome of Afipia felis ATCC 53690, the window CCACGGCCGAGGGCTTGGCAGCGCTGAAGCCGGTAAAGGGCGAGGGCTTCAGCATCACTGCAGGCAACGCGAGCCAGTTGTCGGACGGCGCGAGTGCGGCCGTTATCATGAGCGACAGGATGGCCGCGCAGAAGAATCTCAAGCCGCTCGGAATCTTCCGCGGCATGGTTTCGGTCGGATGCGAGCCCGACGAGATGGGCATCGGCCCGGTATTCGCGGTGCCGCGTCTCCTCAAGCGCCACGGGCTCACGGTTGACGACATCGATCTGTGGGAATTGAACGAAGCATTCGCCGTGCAGGTGGTCTATTGCCGCGACCGACTCGGTCTCGATCCGCAAAAGCTCAACGTCAATGGCGGCGCCATCGGTGTAGGGCATCCTTATGGTATGACCGGCGCGCGGCTCGCAGGCCATGTGCTGATCGAAGGACGGCGGCGCAAGGCGAAATATGCCGTGGTAACGATGTGCGTTGGCGGCGGTATGGGTTCGGCCGGATTGTTCGAGATCGTGCACTAGGCGGCCATGATGGCTTATCTTCTTGCCATCGACCAGGGCACGACATCCTCCCGCGCCATGCTGTTTCGCGACGATCTTTCCGTCGCGGCGAAGGCGCAGCAGGAATATACGCAACACTTTCCGGCATCGGGCTGGGTCGAGCACGAGCCTGAGGATATCTGGACAAGCACGCTCGCCACCTGTCGCGCCGCGATGCGCGAAGGTGATGTCACAGCGTCGGGCATCGCGGCCATCGGTATCTCCAACCAGCGCGAGACGGTGGTGGTGTGGGATCGCCAGACAGGGCAGGCGATCCATCGCGCCATCGTCTGGCAGGATCGTCGCACGGCGGATGTCTGCGCGCGATTACAGGCTGAAGGCAGCGAGACCCTGATCACCGCGCGGACCGGGCTGATCGCCGATCCTTATTTCTCGGCGACCAAGATCGCGTGGATTCTCGATCATGTCAGCGGAGCACGCGAGCGCGCCGAACGTGGCGATCTCCTGTTCGGCACGGTCGATTGCTATCTGCTCTGGCGGCTCACCGGCGGTGCGGTGCATGCGACCGACGCCACCAATGCCTCGCGTACCCTGCTGTTCAACATCCACACCGGCGCGTGGGACGACGATCTGCTCAAGCTGTTACGTGTACCGCGCGCGATGCTGCCCGAGGTTCGCGACTGCGCTTCCGACTTCGGCGTAACGCATCCCGATCTGTTCGGTGGCCCAATCGCTATTCGCGGCATCGCGGGTGACCAGCAGGCGGCAACCATCGGTCAGGCCTGTTTCGCGCCCGGAATGATGAAATCCACCTACGGCACCGGCTGTTTTGCAGTGCTCAACACTGGCGAGACGGCGGTGGCGTCAAACAACAAGCTGCTCAC includes:
- the glpK gene encoding glycerol kinase GlpK, translating into MAYLLAIDQGTTSSRAMLFRDDLSVAAKAQQEYTQHFPASGWVEHEPEDIWTSTLATCRAAMREGDVTASGIAAIGISNQRETVVVWDRQTGQAIHRAIVWQDRRTADVCARLQAEGSETLITARTGLIADPYFSATKIAWILDHVSGARERAERGDLLFGTVDCYLLWRLTGGAVHATDATNASRTLLFNIHTGAWDDDLLKLLRVPRAMLPEVRDCASDFGVTHPDLFGGPIAIRGIAGDQQAATIGQACFAPGMMKSTYGTGCFAVLNTGETAVASNNKLLTTIAYQLNGKRTYALEGSIFVAGSAVQWLRDSLHLIKTAHDSDNLAPTADETQSVYLVPAFVGLGAPYWNPRVRGALFGLTRNTGPAELAQAALESVCYQTHDLWQAMRADWPDLISKDTTLRVDGGMAISDWTMQRLADILKATVDRPVIPETTALGAAYLAGHAAGVCPSPEAFAANWQLDRRFTPTMDDALRTKKLRGWSQAVKGLLASDMDT